The DNA segment TAGGAAGGTATTTTCGAGTTCTTTTCTGTTCATGTAAATAAGAACAATTCCTTGCGGGGTTTCTGAATGGTAATTGTTTCGCTGTTTTCAGTATGCTCGCATCATCCAGAAGCTTGGTTTTCCTGCAAAATTCAAGGTACCTATTATGTTCTTGTGTCTTGTGCGTGGTTCCATGCTTTGATAATTGTCACTGAACTTGTTGTCTCCATGCTGTCAGGACTTCAAGATTCAGAATATTGTTGGGTCTTGTGATGTCAAATTCCCAATCAGGCTTGAGGGTCTTGCATATTCTCATGGTGCTTTCTCAAGTGTAAGTTGTATTCTGTGGTTTCTTTGGTACAATTCTGTCACCTACATTTCCTTCTTTCATGAATTTTCCTGCCTGTGTTTTCAAACTGATGTTTTGCTCGGCTGTCCCTCAGTATGAGCCAGAGCTCTTCCCCGGCCTAATCTATCGAATGAAGCAACCGAAGATTGTCCTTCTGATTTTTGTTTCAGGCAAGATTGTCCTGACTGGAGCAAAGGTTAGCAGCCGTTTCCCGTGGGTTTATCTGTATGTATTGTGCTAGAGTGTACTAAAGCTGTTCTATTTCCAGGTGAGGGATGAGACATACACTGCCTTTGAAAACATATATCCTGTGCTCACAGAGTTCAGAAAAGTCCAACAGTGGTATGTGGCATCTCAGTACATGTTTAACGGGCATATTGAGTAAATAGGAATTGTCCTTGTCTGTTCTGCCTAATGCTTGTGATTCTCTTTGTCTTTTGGTTTGTGGTGGTTTTTGTTTTGGATTGGATGGGAGATCACAGTTTCAGAGAACTTATGGCTGTCACTTGCTGTATGCAGATAGCTTATTGGAAGTAAGAAAATATGGGGGATCTTATTGCTCTCTGCCAGCTCCAAGTGTACATATAATCTGGACTCTGGAGAAGCTTATGCTGTCTAACTTCCAAGTCTTGATCATGACTCATGTTTAACTCATGGATATATCCGAGTAACTTTGATGGACAGTTGAGGCTTGTGATGCTGTGGAACGCCAATAAGACTGAAAGCAGATTTTGCTCCCGGCTTTTCGTTAGTCTTTTCTGAGTGTTTCTGATGATGAAAAGGCAATGTAGTGTATGTGCTCCTTGACATTTTACAGTACCAAAAGAAAGAGACATTCTGATGGACTATTGGCTATTGCTAATTGTTGCGTACACAACAACTAATGTTCAAAAAAACAGGATAGTTGTTTTCCCCTTATATTTGCCCCCTTTTGTTGGTATTCT comes from the Phragmites australis chromosome 22, lpPhrAust1.1, whole genome shotgun sequence genome and includes:
- the LOC133905092 gene encoding TATA-box-binding protein 2-like; this encodes MAEAALEGSQPVDLSKHPSGIVPTLQNIVSTVNLDCKLDLKAIALQARNAEYNPKRFAAVIMRIREPKTTALIFASGKMVCTGAKSEQQSKLAARKYARIIQKLGFPAKFKDFKIQNIVGSCDVKFPIRLEGLAYSHGAFSSYEPELFPGLIYRMKQPKIVLLIFVSGKIVLTGAKVRDETYTAFENIYPVLTEFRKVQQ